TCAGAAGTGTATTGTTCACCAGATCCGCAACTACCTCAAGTTTGTGCCTTGGAAAGAGCGTAAGGCTGTGGCTACCGATCTCAGAAGGATTTACACGGCCTCTAGCGAAGCTGAAGGGTACGCGGAACTTGAGTGCTTTGCAGAAAAATGGGACAA
This genomic interval from Limnochordia bacterium contains the following:
- a CDS encoding transposase, giving the protein MNELKDCGAQDILIFAVDNLTGISEAIGAAFPQSEVQKCIVHQIRNYLKFVPWKERKAVATDLRRIYTASSEAEGYAELECFAEKWD